One region of Dehalococcoidia bacterium genomic DNA includes:
- a CDS encoding carbonic anhydrase: MHTGKFGTAINCMDGRTQLPVTDWMKKKYSLDYVDMITEPGPEKLMSQGSPEHVRSIKSRVEISVNAHGSKIIVIVAHHDCAGNPVSKEEHILQVRDCLKLIKSWGLPVNDIIGVWVNDRWTIETIDAIK, translated from the coding sequence ATGCACACGGGAAAATTCGGCACAGCCATCAATTGTATGGACGGACGCACTCAACTGCCGGTGACGGACTGGATGAAGAAAAAATACAGCCTGGATTACGTGGATATGATTACCGAGCCGGGCCCAGAAAAACTAATGTCTCAGGGCAGCCCCGAACATGTCAGATCAATCAAGTCCCGCGTTGAGATATCGGTCAATGCTCACGGCTCGAAGATCATTGTGATCGTTGCGCATCACGATTGCGCAGGCAACCCTGTTTCTAAAGAGGAACATATCCTCCAGGTCAGGGACTGCCTTAAACTGATTAAATCGTGGGGTCTGCCCGTTAATGATATCATCGGGGTATGGGTAAACGACCGCTGGACGATTGAGACTATCGACGCTATTAAGTGA
- a CDS encoding secondary thiamine-phosphate synthase enzyme YjbQ, with protein MTVSCKRIQVSTGGRGETINVTSEIAREVNNSGINSGVVTVFIPGSTAGITTVEFEPGLVADMKDMWQRIIPEEINYEHNKAWGDGNGHSHVRASLLGPSITIPFINKRLTLGTWQQIIIIDFDTRPRSREIILQIMGE; from the coding sequence ATGACTGTCAGCTGCAAGAGGATACAGGTGAGCACCGGCGGCCGGGGCGAGACCATTAATGTCACGTCGGAGATCGCACGTGAGGTAAATAATTCGGGGATCAACAGCGGTGTAGTCACGGTCTTTATTCCGGGATCTACGGCGGGGATTACAACCGTGGAGTTCGAGCCGGGCCTGGTTGCCGATATGAAGGATATGTGGCAACGCATTATACCCGAAGAGATCAACTATGAGCATAATAAGGCCTGGGGGGACGGCAATGGTCATTCGCACGTGCGTGCCTCGTTATTGGGCCCTTCCATAACCATCCCGTTTATCAATAAACGGCTGACGCTGGGCACGTGGCAACAGATCATTATCATTGATTTCGACACACGCCCCAGGTCACGTGAAATTATTTTGCAGATCATGGGAGAATAA
- a CDS encoding dihydroorotate dehydrogenase electron transfer subunit, which yields MNQIDAEVISNTEVLRYPGAAYFVMQLEAAPIAAATKPGQFLMLKCGDDCILRRPLSIHGICADSRIQLLYRVSQPIDGTSSGKGTDWLSQRTKGDNVNVIGPLGNGFRITHNAKKLLIVAGGIGIAPLGFLIGQGLSQGRQVTLLLGARNAASILPENMIPSGATLVITTDDGSAGKKGLVIDILPEYLEGTDQIFACGPQVMLSKMAAIPELRAKHVQVSLEVRMGCGAGACYGCSIRTTHGMKRVCREGPVFDIKDIIWQEVII from the coding sequence ATGAACCAGATTGACGCCGAAGTAATATCCAACACGGAGGTGCTGCGCTATCCCGGCGCAGCCTATTTCGTGATGCAACTCGAAGCTGCCCCAATAGCTGCCGCTACAAAACCAGGACAGTTCCTCATGCTTAAATGCGGGGATGACTGCATTCTGCGCCGTCCCCTGAGCATACACGGCATATGCGCCGACAGCAGGATACAACTGCTGTACCGGGTCAGCCAGCCAATAGACGGCACATCGTCAGGCAAAGGAACTGACTGGTTGTCACAGCGAACAAAAGGGGATAACGTGAACGTTATCGGCCCTCTCGGCAACGGTTTTCGGATAACTCATAATGCAAAAAAATTGCTGATAGTAGCGGGGGGCATCGGCATTGCACCGCTGGGATTCCTGATCGGGCAGGGGCTGTCACAGGGCAGGCAGGTAACACTGCTATTAGGAGCCCGCAATGCAGCAAGTATACTGCCTGAAAATATGATACCATCAGGAGCTACACTCGTGATCACCACCGATGACGGTAGTGCGGGTAAGAAAGGCCTTGTGATTGACATATTGCCGGAATACCTGGAAGGGACGGACCAGATCTTTGCCTGCGGCCCGCAGGTCATGCTGAGTAAGATGGCCGCGATTCCAGAGCTCCGGGCCAAACATGTTCAGGTTTCGCTGGAAGTACGCATGGGCTGCGGCGCCGGCGCCTGCTACGGATGCAGCATCAGGACAACACACGGAATGAAAAGGGTTTGCCGGGAAGGGCCGGTTTTCGATATAAAGGATATAATATGGCAGGAGGTTATTATATGA
- the carB gene encoding carbamoyl-phosphate synthase large subunit gives MPRRNDIKKIMIIGSGPIIIGQACEFDYSGTQACKALKGLGYEIVLVNSNPATIMTDPGMAHITYIEPLTVAMMEKIIEKERPDALLPNLGGQSGLNLSAELAKEGILKKYGVEVIGVDVDAIRSGEDRIAFKDTMNRLGIDMPESEAVYSIEEAERVASELGYPVVVRPAYTMGGTGGGLVYNVEELRTVAGRGIAASLIGQVLIEESVLGWEELELEVVRDSKNQMITVCFIENVDAMGVHTGDSYCVAPMLTIDPKLQKRLQDYSYKIVEAIRVIGGTNIQFAHDPKTGRVVVIEINPRTSRSSALASKATGFPIALISARLAAGLTMDEIPYWRDGTLEKYTPSGEYVVVKFARWAFEKFKDAEDKLGTQMRAVGEVMSIGKNYKEALQKSIRSLESGRHGLGFAKDFNDRTLSELTAMLKEPSSERQFIMYEALRKGAGVRALYELTYIKEWFIQQMKELVELEEELLKFKGKLPPDDLLRRAKKDGFADKYLAQLLMVPEKTIREQRLALGMKEAWEPVPVSGVENAAYYFSTYNAPDKTQSSRRKKVMVLGGGPNRIGQGIEFDYCCVHAAFALKDEGYETIMVNCNPETVSTDYDTSDKLYFEPLTVEDVLSIYEKEKPEGVIVQFGGQTPLNIAGELSQCGVNILGTTPEVIDLAEDRGRFREMMIKMKIPMPESGMAIDIEEALKVAGRIGYPLMVRPSYVLGGRGMQVVHDEEMLREYVSAAVGVTPDRPILIDKFLEHAIEAEADAISDGTNTFVPAIMEHIELAGIHSGDSSCIIPPLSIADKHKQIILDYTSRIARELNVVGLMNMQYAIAQDTVYVLEANPRASRTVPLVSKVCNISMARIATQIMLGKKLETLGLTHRKIPHYGVKEAVFPFNMFPEVDPVLGPEMRSTGEVLGMADSFGMAFYKAQEAARQRLPDGGTVLLSLNSKEMPTALNVAKQFRDLGFRIKATRGTHDFLAGYGIDSEVINKQHEGRPNIIDGIMNGEIQLVVNTPSGKLSKYDDSYIRKTAIKYKVTYITTLAAAAAAVLGIEAYQNHRPDVKSLQDYHKDIK, from the coding sequence TTGCCGCGAAGAAACGATATAAAGAAAATAATGATCATCGGATCGGGCCCCATCATCATAGGCCAGGCCTGCGAATTCGATTACTCCGGCACTCAAGCCTGTAAAGCCCTCAAAGGTTTGGGTTACGAGATCGTACTGGTCAACTCAAACCCGGCCACCATCATGACCGATCCGGGCATGGCCCACATAACATATATCGAACCTCTGACTGTGGCCATGATGGAGAAGATCATCGAAAAAGAGAGGCCGGACGCCCTTTTACCCAACCTGGGCGGTCAGTCAGGACTCAACCTCAGTGCCGAGCTGGCCAAAGAGGGAATACTTAAAAAATACGGGGTCGAGGTGATAGGTGTTGACGTCGACGCTATACGCAGTGGCGAGGACCGCATAGCCTTCAAGGATACTATGAACCGGCTGGGCATCGATATGCCTGAGAGCGAGGCGGTTTATTCCATCGAGGAAGCCGAGAGGGTGGCTTCCGAGCTGGGATATCCCGTGGTGGTGAGGCCGGCATATACCATGGGCGGCACAGGAGGCGGACTGGTCTACAACGTGGAGGAACTGCGCACCGTTGCCGGCCGCGGCATAGCGGCCAGTTTAATCGGACAGGTGCTCATCGAAGAATCGGTGCTGGGCTGGGAAGAACTCGAGCTCGAGGTGGTGCGCGATTCAAAAAACCAGATGATCACCGTTTGCTTTATCGAAAATGTAGATGCCATGGGCGTGCATACGGGTGACTCATACTGCGTGGCGCCCATGCTGACCATAGATCCCAAGCTGCAGAAAAGACTGCAGGATTATTCCTATAAAATCGTCGAGGCCATACGCGTCATCGGCGGCACAAACATCCAGTTCGCCCATGATCCCAAAACCGGGCGTGTGGTTGTAATTGAGATCAATCCCCGCACCTCGCGCTCTTCAGCGCTGGCTTCCAAAGCCACGGGCTTTCCCATCGCGCTTATATCCGCCAGGCTGGCGGCCGGGCTGACCATGGACGAGATTCCCTACTGGCGCGACGGCACCCTGGAGAAATACACGCCTTCAGGCGAATACGTTGTGGTCAAGTTCGCCCGCTGGGCTTTCGAAAAATTCAAGGATGCCGAGGACAAGCTGGGTACCCAGATGCGCGCCGTGGGCGAGGTTATGAGCATCGGTAAAAACTACAAGGAGGCCCTGCAAAAATCCATCAGGTCGCTCGAATCCGGGAGGCACGGTCTGGGATTTGCCAAAGATTTTAATGATAGAACGCTGTCTGAGCTGACGGCCATGCTGAAGGAGCCCTCCAGCGAGCGCCAGTTCATAATGTACGAAGCCCTGCGCAAAGGAGCCGGTGTTCGCGCCCTATATGAATTGACCTACATTAAGGAATGGTTTATCCAGCAGATGAAAGAACTGGTCGAACTTGAAGAAGAGCTATTGAAATTCAAAGGCAAGTTGCCGCCGGACGACCTGCTAAGGCGGGCAAAGAAGGATGGATTCGCTGATAAATACCTCGCCCAGCTTCTGATGGTCCCCGAGAAAACGATACGCGAACAGAGGCTGGCGCTCGGCATGAAGGAAGCCTGGGAACCTGTCCCTGTAAGCGGAGTGGAGAACGCGGCCTATTACTTCTCCACTTATAACGCCCCGGATAAGACGCAGAGCAGCAGACGTAAAAAAGTTATGGTGCTGGGCGGGGGGCCCAACCGCATCGGGCAGGGTATAGAATTCGATTACTGCTGCGTGCACGCCGCCTTTGCACTGAAGGATGAGGGATATGAGACCATCATGGTCAACTGCAATCCCGAGACCGTGTCCACCGATTACGATACCTCCGATAAACTGTACTTCGAACCACTGACCGTTGAGGACGTGCTCAGTATCTACGAGAAAGAGAAGCCGGAAGGCGTGATCGTGCAATTCGGCGGCCAGACGCCGCTCAATATAGCAGGGGAACTTAGCCAGTGCGGTGTGAATATACTCGGCACCACTCCTGAGGTAATCGATCTGGCCGAGGACCGCGGCAGGTTCAGAGAGATGATGATCAAGATGAAAATACCTATGCCGGAGTCGGGTATGGCCATTGACATAGAAGAGGCCCTCAAGGTCGCAGGCCGCATCGGATATCCCCTCATGGTACGCCCGTCCTACGTGCTGGGAGGTCGCGGTATGCAGGTGGTACACGACGAAGAGATGTTGCGCGAATACGTCAGCGCAGCCGTCGGTGTAACTCCCGACCGTCCCATACTGATCGACAAATTTCTGGAGCACGCCATCGAAGCCGAGGCCGATGCCATTTCCGATGGCACCAACACCTTTGTCCCGGCCATCATGGAGCACATCGAGCTGGCCGGCATACACTCAGGCGATTCATCCTGCATCATCCCGCCGTTAAGCATAGCGGACAAGCACAAGCAAATTATTCTCGACTATACCTCCCGCATAGCCCGTGAGCTCAACGTGGTCGGCCTCATGAATATGCAGTACGCTATCGCGCAGGATACCGTCTACGTACTGGAGGCCAATCCCAGAGCATCCAGGACCGTCCCCCTGGTATCCAAAGTCTGCAATATTTCCATGGCCCGCATCGCCACACAGATTATGCTGGGTAAGAAGCTTGAGACACTGGGGCTGACACATCGTAAAATACCGCATTACGGCGTTAAAGAAGCCGTATTCCCCTTCAATATGTTCCCTGAGGTAGATCCCGTGCTCGGTCCCGAGATGAGATCCACAGGCGAGGTGCTGGGCATGGCCGATTCATTCGGCATGGCCTTCTACAAAGCACAGGAGGCGGCCAGGCAGCGACTGCCGGACGGCGGCACCGTTCTCCTCAGCCTAAACAGCAAGGAGATGCCCACAGCTCTCAATGTGGCAAAGCAATTCAGGGATCTCGGCTTCCGTATCAAAGCTACGAGAGGCACTCACGACTTCCTGGCCGGCTATGGGATTGACTCCGAGGTGATCAATAAGCAACATGAAGGCCGACCCAATATCATCGACGGCATCATGAACGGAGAGATACAACTCGTGGTCAATACACCCAGCGGCAAGCTCAGTAAGTACGACGACTCTTATATCCGCAAGACCGCCATCAAGTATAAAGTTACTTATATCACCACCCTTGCCGCCGCCGCTGCTGCTGTGCTCGGTATAGAGGCTTACCAGAACCACAGGCCTGATGTTAAATCGCTGCAGGACTATCACAAAGACATAAAATGA
- a CDS encoding dihydroorotase, with amino-acid sequence MTNDRLLIKNARIIDPAAGIEETGDILITKGKISKTGKNISAAGAAVIDASGLIACPGFIDLHCHLRQPGYENKETIATGAAAAARGGYTTICCMPNTNPPLDSAATVSYVNDIATRDAPLVKILPVGCITAGRAGRELANMIELSAAGCIGFSDDGSPVSDSRIMSLAMENAAVLGLPVIDHCEDISLSQGGHMNDGWVAVRLGLKGIPAAAEEIMVARDIALCELTGARLHVTHISTAGSTQLVRDAKQRGLKVTCDVTPHNLTLTHERVMKVQDDPRTSLAYDTNARVTPPLRSPADIAALIQGITDGTIDAIATDHAPHTIEEKLCEFENAVSGISGFETAFGVLMSLVHTGRISLNALLTCLTAGPASILRNGAGTLKPGACADLALLDIDHEWTVNVHDFLSKGRNTPFAGCKLKGVVVATISGGCLSFRHNSLRIS; translated from the coding sequence ATGACCAATGATCGCCTCCTGATAAAAAACGCCCGCATTATCGACCCGGCAGCCGGTATCGAGGAGACCGGTGATATCCTCATCACCAAAGGAAAGATATCAAAAACCGGTAAAAACATCTCTGCAGCCGGTGCCGCTGTTATTGACGCATCCGGATTAATTGCCTGTCCTGGCTTTATCGACCTTCACTGCCATTTGCGTCAGCCCGGCTACGAGAATAAGGAGACCATTGCCACGGGTGCGGCAGCAGCCGCGCGCGGAGGTTACACCACGATATGCTGCATGCCCAATACCAATCCCCCGCTGGACAGCGCCGCCACAGTTAGTTATGTCAATGATATAGCCACCAGAGATGCCCCACTCGTTAAAATTCTGCCGGTCGGCTGCATAACTGCAGGCAGGGCAGGCAGGGAACTAGCCAATATGATAGAGTTGTCCGCCGCCGGTTGCATAGGCTTCAGTGACGACGGCAGTCCCGTGAGCGATTCGCGCATCATGTCCCTGGCCATGGAGAACGCCGCCGTGCTTGGCCTGCCGGTTATCGATCACTGCGAGGACATCAGTCTGTCGCAGGGAGGCCATATGAACGACGGATGGGTAGCCGTCAGGCTGGGGTTAAAAGGAATACCTGCGGCTGCCGAGGAAATAATGGTGGCGCGGGATATTGCATTGTGTGAACTGACCGGCGCGAGACTGCATGTTACCCACATAAGCACCGCCGGCTCGACACAGCTTGTACGTGATGCCAAACAGAGAGGATTGAAAGTGACCTGCGATGTAACGCCGCACAATCTCACACTGACACACGAGCGGGTAATGAAGGTTCAGGACGATCCTCGAACATCACTGGCCTACGACACCAACGCCAGGGTTACCCCTCCTTTGAGGTCGCCCGCCGATATAGCAGCGTTGATCCAGGGAATAACGGACGGAACTATCGACGCCATCGCCACAGATCATGCTCCTCATACGATCGAAGAAAAGCTCTGCGAATTTGAGAATGCCGTATCCGGCATCAGCGGCTTTGAGACCGCATTCGGCGTTCTCATGTCCCTGGTGCATACAGGCAGGATCAGCCTGAATGCCCTTCTGACCTGCCTGACGGCAGGTCCTGCAAGCATCCTGAGAAACGGCGCAGGAACGCTCAAACCGGGCGCCTGCGCCGATCTGGCTCTGCTGGATATCGATCACGAATGGACAGTGAACGTCCATGATTTCCTTTCCAAAGGCAGGAATACGCCGTTCGCAGGATGTAAACTGAAGGGGGTGGTCGTGGCCACCATCAGTGGCGGATGTTTATCCTTCCGTCACAATTCTCTCAGGATATCCTGA
- a CDS encoding aspartate carbamoyltransferase catalytic subunit: MSLSEPRPGTATRETLPGPSIDFWKHRHVLDLDDFSREETDLVFEIAEGMVEILDRDVKKVPTLRGKTIATMFFEPSTRTRASFEMAAKYLGADTISLDAVRSSVAKGESLIDSLRTLQALEVDAIIMRHPCSGAPYIAAHNLDTSIINAGDGWHAHPSQGLLDIFTMRQQLGDLKGRKAVIVGDILHSRVARSNIWGTRHYGMKLILCAPPTLIPHGLPEMLEKCSLGHVTIEYDLDSAIKNADIVMPLRLQKERQQSGLISSLREYIQGYQINAARLAGAKPDVLVMHPGPMNEGAEISPDVAYGTRSLIEQQVTNGVAVRMALLYLIAGGKNR; encoded by the coding sequence ATGAGCTTAAGTGAGCCGAGACCGGGCACAGCTACACGGGAAACACTACCCGGCCCATCCATTGATTTCTGGAAACATCGTCATGTGCTCGATCTGGATGATTTCAGCAGGGAGGAGACCGACCTTGTTTTCGAGATAGCCGAAGGCATGGTGGAAATACTGGATCGCGATGTCAAGAAGGTGCCCACCCTGCGCGGCAAAACCATCGCCACCATGTTCTTCGAACCCAGCACCCGCACCCGCGCATCCTTCGAGATGGCGGCTAAATACCTGGGCGCCGATACCATCAGCCTGGATGCCGTCAGAAGCAGCGTAGCCAAGGGCGAATCTCTCATAGACAGCCTGCGTACGCTGCAGGCCCTGGAGGTGGACGCCATTATCATGAGGCATCCCTGCTCCGGCGCCCCCTATATAGCAGCGCACAACCTGGATACCAGCATCATCAACGCAGGTGACGGCTGGCATGCCCATCCTTCACAGGGGCTGCTGGATATATTCACGATGAGACAGCAGCTAGGAGACCTGAAAGGCCGTAAAGCCGTGATCGTCGGCGATATTTTACACAGCAGGGTGGCCCGCTCCAATATCTGGGGTACCCGCCATTACGGCATGAAGCTGATACTCTGCGCACCCCCTACCCTTATCCCCCACGGGCTGCCGGAGATGCTGGAGAAGTGCTCCCTTGGCCATGTGACCATAGAGTACGACCTCGACTCTGCAATTAAAAACGCCGACATCGTCATGCCGCTGAGGCTACAAAAGGAGCGGCAGCAAAGCGGGCTGATATCCTCTCTGCGCGAGTATATTCAAGGCTATCAAATCAATGCGGCGCGCCTGGCCGGGGCGAAACCTGATGTCCTGGTGATGCATCCTGGCCCCATGAACGAGGGCGCCGAGATCAGTCCGGATGTGGCCTACGGAACCAGATCGTTGATCGAACAGCAGGTCACCAATGGAGTGGCGGTTCGTATGGCGCTGCTGTACCTGATCGCAGGGGGTAAAAACAGATGA
- the pyrR gene encoding bifunctional pyr operon transcriptional regulator/uracil phosphoribosyltransferase PyrR: protein MPEKILLNSSDIERALVRVAHEILERNKGATNIVFVGIKTRGVPLAQRLVAIIRGMEQVDIPVGSLDITLYRDDVSSLSFKHVVQQTYVPFDITSKHLILVDDVFYTGRSIRAALDALIDLGRPETIQLAVLIDRGHRELPIRADFVGKNIPTARNEEIKVYLSEVDAVDKVTVMRTEGGKNELK, encoded by the coding sequence ATGCCAGAAAAAATTCTGCTTAATTCTTCCGACATCGAAAGGGCGCTTGTACGCGTAGCACACGAGATCCTCGAGCGCAACAAGGGCGCCACCAATATTGTATTTGTAGGTATCAAGACACGCGGTGTCCCGCTGGCCCAGCGTCTGGTCGCCATCATCCGCGGCATGGAGCAGGTAGATATCCCCGTCGGATCTCTGGATATAACCCTTTACCGCGACGATGTCTCGTCACTGAGCTTCAAACACGTTGTACAACAGACTTATGTGCCTTTCGATATCACCAGCAAACACCTTATATTGGTTGATGACGTTTTCTATACCGGGCGCAGCATACGTGCCGCACTGGATGCCCTGATAGACCTGGGAAGGCCCGAGACCATACAGCTCGCCGTGCTCATAGACAGGGGTCACCGCGAGCTGCCCATCCGTGCTGATTTCGTAGGCAAAAATATCCCAACTGCGCGTAACGAAGAGATCAAGGTATACCTGAGCGAGGTCGATGCTGTGGACAAAGTCACGGTTATGAGGACGGAGGGAGGCAAAAATGAGCTTAAGTGA
- a CDS encoding leucyl aminopeptidase → MKFEVRPGGVTTIATDAVIAGVFEGDGGLAGAAGELDTALGGIIKDLISSGEVKGKLNELHVLHTLGKIPSRLAVVAGMGKQVEWDSDKLRDLVGESVRVLRKHKAKSAAFALRAGNEGGPGYADFSCAVAEGCLLGAYQYKRHMTKDENGHETGEIVLLENDEAMFEMIGKGLEMGSITAGAVMMARDMVNEPANHMTPSHMAEKAREVASRHNLGITVMDRAQMEKEKMGALLGVAQGTSEPPNIIMLDYRGDPARKEVAGLVGKGLTFDSGGISLKPQEFMSDMKGDMAGGAAVIAAMDAIAQMKLDVNVIALIPATENLPGGRALKPGDVLKASNGKTIEVVNTDAEGRLILADALSYAVKNGLSPIVDLATLTGACHVALGDLYAGLFSNDRGLAERLVKAADKGGEKLWKLPMPEEYRDLNKSDVADIKNSGGRYGGAITAALFLQEFIGETPWAHIDIAGPFMTDKTKGALVKGATGFGVRTLIRFIADLSER, encoded by the coding sequence GTGAAATTTGAGGTCAGGCCAGGTGGTGTGACCACCATTGCAACTGACGCGGTAATCGCCGGCGTTTTCGAAGGTGATGGGGGTCTGGCAGGAGCGGCCGGCGAGCTGGACACAGCACTGGGGGGGATTATAAAGGATCTCATCAGCTCCGGTGAGGTAAAAGGAAAACTAAATGAGCTGCACGTGCTGCATACGCTGGGAAAGATCCCGTCCCGCCTGGCTGTCGTGGCCGGTATGGGTAAACAGGTTGAATGGGATAGCGATAAATTGAGGGACCTGGTTGGGGAGTCTGTGCGCGTCCTGCGCAAGCACAAGGCAAAATCTGCTGCCTTTGCCCTGCGTGCTGGAAATGAAGGCGGCCCGGGATATGCCGATTTTTCATGTGCGGTAGCCGAAGGTTGCCTGCTCGGCGCTTATCAATACAAACGCCATATGACCAAGGATGAAAACGGACATGAGACCGGTGAGATCGTTTTGCTTGAAAACGATGAAGCCATGTTTGAGATGATAGGCAAAGGTCTTGAGATGGGCAGCATTACGGCTGGCGCAGTGATGATGGCGCGAGATATGGTCAACGAGCCGGCCAACCATATGACACCCTCTCACATGGCCGAGAAAGCCAGGGAGGTAGCATCCAGGCATAACCTGGGCATCACGGTTATGGACCGCGCTCAAATGGAAAAGGAGAAAATGGGCGCCCTGCTGGGTGTGGCTCAGGGGACCTCCGAGCCCCCCAATATTATTATGCTGGATTATCGCGGTGATCCGGCCAGAAAAGAGGTTGCCGGCCTGGTGGGCAAAGGTTTGACCTTTGACTCGGGCGGCATATCGCTTAAGCCCCAGGAGTTTATGTCGGATATGAAGGGAGACATGGCGGGCGGAGCTGCGGTTATCGCGGCCATGGACGCAATAGCGCAGATGAAGCTGGATGTAAACGTGATAGCGCTTATTCCGGCCACGGAGAACCTTCCCGGAGGCAGGGCTCTGAAGCCCGGGGATGTGCTGAAGGCATCCAACGGCAAGACTATTGAGGTCGTCAATACCGACGCTGAGGGCAGGTTGATACTGGCCGATGCGCTCTCCTATGCAGTTAAAAACGGGCTCAGCCCTATCGTTGATCTGGCCACTTTGACCGGGGCCTGCCATGTCGCGCTGGGCGATTTATATGCGGGTCTTTTCTCTAACGATCGTGGTCTGGCCGAGCGGCTGGTGAAGGCGGCAGACAAAGGTGGTGAAAAGCTATGGAAATTGCCCATGCCTGAAGAATACAGGGACCTCAATAAAAGCGACGTTGCCGATATCAAGAACTCCGGAGGCAGATATGGCGGGGCTATTACAGCGGCCCTCTTCCTGCAGGAGTTTATAGGCGAAACGCCCTGGGCTCACATCGATATAGCCGGTCCTTTCATGACGGACAAGACCAAAGGGGCGCTGGTGAAAGGCGCTACCGGCTTTGGCGTGAGGACGCTGATCCGCTTCATAGCAGATTTAAGTGAAAGATAG
- a CDS encoding MBL fold metallo-hydrolase, giving the protein MKIKWFGQSCFLLTAGDGTRLLMDPFKSDSHLSYKQVNEKVDLVTVSHEHADHNCTDALPGKPEIVKGSVDMAIKGVKVRGIDVLHDDAGGKKLGANTVYCAMIDGIRICHLGDLGHRLLEKQLASIGKVDVLLVPIGAVFTIDVEAANAICEDIKPRIAIPMHYKTDRCQFLQWNAEDFVKGKSKVRRIAGSELEILSHNLPTEFEVVVLQYAD; this is encoded by the coding sequence GTGAAGATAAAATGGTTCGGTCAATCATGTTTTCTGCTGACAGCAGGCGATGGCACGAGGTTATTGATGGATCCATTTAAATCAGACAGCCACCTGAGCTATAAACAGGTTAACGAGAAAGTTGACCTTGTTACCGTCAGCCATGAGCACGCAGACCATAACTGCACGGATGCCCTGCCGGGCAAGCCCGAGATTGTGAAGGGGAGTGTAGATATGGCTATTAAAGGTGTAAAGGTAAGAGGCATAGATGTTTTACACGACGACGCCGGAGGCAAGAAGCTGGGCGCCAATACTGTATATTGCGCAATGATAGATGGAATCAGGATATGCCACCTGGGTGACCTGGGGCACAGGCTATTGGAAAAGCAGCTGGCTTCAATAGGGAAGGTGGATGTGTTGCTGGTACCGATAGGCGCCGTATTCACCATCGATGTTGAAGCTGCCAACGCAATCTGTGAAGATATCAAGCCGCGTATAGCCATCCCCATGCACTACAAAACGGACAGGTGCCAGTTCCTGCAGTGGAACGCTGAGGACTTCGTCAAGGGCAAGAGTAAAGTCAGGAGGATTGCGGGCAGCGAGCTTGAGATATTATCTCACAACCTGCCGACTGAATTTGAAGTGGTTGTGCTGCAATATGCAGATTAA
- the rnc gene encoding ribonuclease III, protein MSSLNKLQSSIGIKFNNPDILQQAVTHASYINENPAAATGDNERMEFLGDALLNLFVAEKLYCDFPDLPEGKLTELRVSLVRQENLAEKALQLELGDHLLLGKGEDASGGRIKRNNLADAYEALTAAVFLDRGIESAKGFVMSGFAADIQAIKDGKHSLNYKALLQELTQSEFKTLPEYEVIEATGPDHDKIFCVSVSMGDVLLAIGSGKTKKNAESEAARAAYNKLIAKPDAGS, encoded by the coding sequence TTGTCCTCTCTCAATAAACTGCAGTCGTCTATCGGGATCAAGTTCAACAATCCGGATATCCTTCAACAGGCGGTCACACATGCTTCTTATATCAATGAGAATCCTGCGGCCGCTACGGGCGACAACGAGCGTATGGAATTCCTGGGCGACGCCCTGCTCAACCTCTTTGTTGCTGAAAAGCTTTACTGTGATTTTCCCGACCTGCCCGAGGGCAAGCTGACTGAGCTCCGTGTCTCCCTGGTGAGGCAGGAAAATCTGGCTGAAAAGGCGCTGCAGCTTGAACTGGGCGATCACCTTCTGCTGGGCAAAGGGGAAGACGCGTCCGGCGGGAGAATAAAACGCAATAATCTGGCGGACGCATACGAGGCCCTCACGGCGGCAGTATTTCTCGACCGGGGTATTGAATCGGCAAAGGGCTTCGTTATGTCCGGCTTCGCTGCTGATATCCAGGCCATCAAAGATGGCAAACACAGCCTTAACTACAAAGCGCTGCTGCAGGAACTTACACAGTCCGAGTTCAAAACACTCCCCGAGTACGAGGTTATCGAGGCGACCGGGCCCGATCACGATAAGATCTTCTGCGTATCCGTTTCAATGGGAGATGTTCTGCTGGCGATTGGATCGGGCAAGACTAAGAAAAACGCCGAGTCCGAGGCAGCCAGGGCCGCCTACAACAAGCTGATCGCAAAGCCGGATGCAGGCAGTTAA